ATGTGCCATCGAACCACAGATTGAACTTGTATAAGAAGATTTCAGATTTAGTACAAGGTAAAATGAGTGTTACTGAGTACATTGATGAATTCGAAAACCTATGTTTAATGGGTGAGTTGGAGGAAAATGAAGAGCAAAGAATGAGTCGTTTTCTTCGTGGTCTGAATAAGAACATAGCATTTGCTGTTGAGCTATGTAATTATTCTGACTTCAACACTTTGAGCACCTTgtgtttaaaaattgaaaatcaaaataagagCAGATATAATGCTGGTGGTTCAAGTGGTTGGTCCAAGGGAGGTGTATCAGGTAGTGCAGCTGCAGcccctagcactaaaccaaatGTGACTCAACCAAAACAGGTTGAGCCTACTCCTAAACAATCTAGTGCTGCATCCAAAGAGACTAGCCTGTCGACGGTTAGGTGTTTTAAGTGTCAAGGCTTTGGACACTATGCTAGAGCTTGCCCTAATAAAAGAGTTGTGACCCTCAGAGAAGCGGTTAGCATGCGTGATGAGTTGATTAAGGAAGAGGAAGAATCTGGTGGCAATGTTGACATGGATGGACTTGAAATTGTCGAAGATGTCGACAATGAGGTAGAAGAATATGGACCTCCCATCTATGATACTTTGGTGCTTAGAACTTTACAAGCTAAAACTGCACCCTTGGATGGGGATCAAAGGAATCAAATCTTCTACACTAAGTGTCAAGTGAAGGATAAATGGTGTAGTGTCATTGTGGATGGAGGTAGTTGTACCAATGCAGCTTCAACTGAAATGGTGTCTAAATTAGGATTACTTACAACAAAACATCCTAAACCTTATGCACTACATTGGTTGGACAATGGGAGTAGTATAAAAGTTACAAGACAGACTAGTGTGGGGTTAACCATGGGGTCTTATGTTGATGAGATCTTGTGTGATGTTGTGCCTATGGATGCGAGTCATATACTTCTGGGACGTCCTTGGCAATTTGATAGAGATGTGACGCATAGAGGAAGATCAAATGAGTATGAATTGAACTACAAAGGCAAGAAGATGGTGCTGAAACCTATGGCATCAAGTGAAGTTCGTTCCATGACTACACAAAGAGGTAAAAAGCCTAGCCTCACTATGTTTGCTACTGAAAATGAAGTGAAAAATGCTATTGATAATGGTGAATTAGTTTACCTGTTGATTGCAAAGAATACTAAACAGGATGATATCGAAACCCCTCTTAAACAACAATTGGAGGCTGTTTTGGGTGAGTATGAAGATGTGTTTCCAATTGAATTACCAATTGGTTTGCCACCTATTCGTGGAATTGAGCATCAAATTGATCTAATTCCCGGAGCTCCATTACCAAACAAAGCGGCCTATAGGTGTAATCCGGAGGAGACAAAAGAGTTGCAACGGCAAATTGAAGAATTGATCAGCATGGGTTATGTGCGTGAATCAATGAGTCCTTGTGCTGTCCCAACGTTGCTGGTTCCTAAGAAGGATGGTTCCTGGAGAATGTGTATTGATAGTAGGGCAGTGAACAACATAACCATCAAATATCGCTTTCCCATTCCAAGGTTAGATGATATGCTTGATGAGTTACATGGGTCGGTTATATTCTCAAAAATCGATCTAAGGAGTGGGTATCACCAAATCAGAATGCGTGAAGGTGATGAATGGAAGACGGCGTTCAAGACCAAGCATGGTCTATATGAGTGGCTGGTTATGCCGTTTGGACTCACGAATGCACCTAGCACCTTCATGAGGCTCATGAATGAAGTACTCAAGCCTTTTTTGGGtaagtttgttgttgtttacctTGACGATATCTTGGTGTATAGCAGGTCTAGTGAGGAGCATTTCACTCATTTAAAACAAATCTTTGAGACCCTAAGAGCACAAAAACTCTATGGGAAGAAGGAGAAGTGTGACTTCTTGGTTGAAAGTGTGGTGTTTCTTGGATACGTTGTGTCTAAAGATGGAGTATCGGTTGATCCAACAAAGGTGGATGCTATCAAAACATGGCCAAGTCCTACAACAGTTTCGGAGGTGAGATCTTTCCATGGTCTTGCATCATTTTATCGACGCTTTATCCAGAATTTTAGCACTATAACAAGCCCTATTACTGAATGTTTGAAGAAGGGTGCGTTTGTGTGGAATGAGCAAGCACAAAAGGCTTTTGAATTGATTAAGTTAAAGCTTTGTGAAGCTCCTGTTTTAGCTTTGCCCGACTTCACTCAACCATTTGAGGTCGAATGTGATGCTAGTGGGGTTGGCATTGGAGCTGTTTTGATACAAAACAAAAGGCCTATAGCTTATTTCTCAGAGAAACTTGGGGGAGCTCGATTGAACTATTGCACCTATGACAAGGAGTTCTATGCCATTGTAAGAGCTCTTGATCATTGGAGTCATTATTTGCGTTCTAACCACTTTGTGTTGCATTCAGATCACGAGTCTCTAAAGTATATCAACGGACAACAAAAGTTGAGTCCAAGGCATGCTAAATGGGTTGAATTTCTTCAATCTTTTAATTTCTCTTCAAAATACAAAGATGGTAAGAGTAACGTGGTGGCTGATGCACTTTCAAGGAGGTATGCTTTGATTTCAATTCTCGAAACTCGCTTACTTGGTTTTGAGACTTTGAAAGACTATTATAAAGATGATGTAGACTTTGGTGAAATATACTCTAACTGTGAAAATGGAGCATTTGGAAAGTATATAATGCAGGGTGGATTTTTGTTCAAAGAGAATCGGCTTTGCATTCCAAGGCATGCAATTCGTGAGTTGCTAGTTCGTGAGGCTCATGGTGGGGGTTTAGCTGGTCACTTTGGCATTACAAAGACCCTGGAGATTTTAAAAGAACACTTTCATTGGCCAAAGATGTTAGGAGATGTGCAAAAGGTCATTAGCAAGTGTGTTACTTGTCATATGGCGAAGAGTTCTTTCAAACCAGGGGCATATACTCCATTACCAACACCTAATGGTCCTTGGATGGACGTGAGCATGGATTTCATTGTGGCTTTGCCCCGCACACAGCGAGGTAAGGATGCAATTATGGTTGTTGTTGATAGGTTTTCAAAGATGGCACACTTTGTAGCTTGTCACAAAACAGATGATGCTAGTAACGTTGCTGATTTGTACTTTCGTGAGATTGTGCGCTTACATGGAGTTCCTAAAACTATTGTTTCCGATC
The sequence above is a segment of the Medicago truncatula cultivar Jemalong A17 unplaced genomic scaffold, MtrunA17r5.0-ANR MtrunA17Chr0c24, whole genome shotgun sequence genome. Coding sequences within it:
- the LOC120577870 gene encoding uncharacterized protein; this translates as MVDYNSDDFMDRLREALRSVNLGDERWRSRRGEPRPNADEFKITELPEFNGSADPEVYLEWERKIDRMFDFKDLDDEKRCKYAILKLSKSASLWYEGLKARRIRDRKEKISSWESLKRKLRKRYVPSNHRLNLYKKISDLVQGKMSVTEYIDEFENLCLMGELEENEEQRMSRFLRGLNKNIAFAVELCNYSDFNTLSTLCLKIENQNKSRYNAGGSSGWSKGGVSGSAAAAPSTKPNVTQPKQVEPTPKQSSAASKETSLSTRSG